The following is a genomic window from Clostridium fungisolvens.
TTTACAACTTTATTATATTAAAGTATAATATGATTATCAGGTACTCAGGAGGATGTTAATTATGAATAAAATTGTTAAGAGATTATTATCAGTTGTAGCTATTACAACTATTTCATTATCATTAATAAGTTGCGGACAAACTAAGAAAGATTCTACTTCTACTGCTGCTTCGAATACTATAGTGGTTGGACTCGATGATTCTTTTCCACCAATGGGATTTAAAAACAGCAAAGGAGAACTTCAAGGTTTTGATATAGACATGGCAAAAGAAATAGCAAAACGTACAAATAAAGAAATAAAGTTCATGCCGTATAATTGGGATGGTATAATACCAGGTTTAAAGCAAAAGAAATTTGATGTAATAATTTCCGCAATGAGCGTAACACCAGAAAGAGAAAAAGAAATTGCATTTTCAACTCCATATCTAAATGAAAGACAAGTAATTGTAGTGAAGAAGGACAATACTTCTATAGCTTCACCAGATGACCTTAAAGGTAAAACAGTTGGAGTACAAAAAGGTAGTACAAGCGAAGATGCTATAAAAGATACAAAATCTACTTTTAAAGATACAAAATTATATGATGAAAACATTGCTGCTCTTCAAGACTTACAAATAGGTCGTATAGATGCAGTTGTAGTAGACGAATTAGTTGCAAGATATTATATAAAAGAAAAAGCTGACACTTACAAGGTTTTAGATAAATCAGTTGCTACAGAACCTATCGCTATAGGACTTAGACAAGAAGATAAAGATCTTAAAGCTACTTTTGATAAAGTAATAAAAGAAATGCAAGAAGACGGAACTCTTGCAAAGATATCAAAAACTTGGTTTGGTGAAGATATTACATCTTCAAAATAATTTATATCATTTACAGAAAGGTTGTTTTTTATGAAAGTCGAAATCATTTCAACATATCTTCCCATATTATTGGAAGGTTGTTTAAGAACAATAGAACTTACCGTAATATCAATTTTATGTGGATTATTATTAGCTTTCATAGTTGTTTTAATGAAGCTTTCAAAAAATAAAGTACTAAAGTCAATAGGAACATTCTATACTTGGTTCTTTAGAGGAATTCCCCTAATGATTCTACTTTTCATAATCTATTTCGGACTTCCAGAAGTAAATATAACCCTGACTTCATTTGAAGCTGCTATATTAGGACTAAGTATAAATATATCTGCATATGTAGCCGAAGCTATAAGAGGTGCTATGTTATCAGTAAACAAAAATCAATGGGAAGCTGCTCAAACAGAAGGACTTAACTTTATACAAACAGTATTTTATATAATACTTCCACAAAGTTTAGGTCGTATGCTCCCAGCTGTTGCAAATGAATTTATAGCATTACTTAAAGATACAGCTTTAGTATCAACTATAGCAATGACAGATTTGATGAACAATGCTCAACATATGGCAAATGTATCTTTTAGGCCTCTAGAAATTTTCTTCATGGCATCAATAATGTATCTTATAATGACAACATTCTTTACTACAGGTTTTAAGTTTGTTGAGAAAAAATTTGCCCTAGCAGATTTATAATATATAAAAAAAACTGAAGTGCTTTTCTTCAGTTTTTTTGCGCATCTGCCTTTCCGAATGCATATGAGGAAAATCTGGCAGGCGACACATTCTTATTTTTTATTCTTTGCAAAGACTAAGCAAATCCTCGGATGGCTAACCATTTAATCTCAATACTGTACTTTAACAGCACTTTAATTAAAAATCTAATCTAAAAATTTTCTCCGTTCCAACCCCAGTTATTTACTTCCTCATACTTAACATATATTGATTCTTTACTTATTGAAAGCTCTTCGTTGTAAAGCTCACATATTGCTTTTGTAAGCTTGCTTAAAGCCTCTTTGGATGTACTTCCAAATATCTTTACTTCTATAAATGCTCCATATTCTAATTTATCACCTTTAAAATATAATGGATATTCATCTTGGAATCCAACCATTAACCACTGTTCACTTTTTCCAGGAATCAGTTCTATCAATTTTCCAAGCTCATCCTTTATTTTATTCTTTTTCTCTTCTGTTAAC
Proteins encoded in this region:
- a CDS encoding amino acid ABC transporter permease; translated protein: MKVEIISTYLPILLEGCLRTIELTVISILCGLLLAFIVVLMKLSKNKVLKSIGTFYTWFFRGIPLMILLFIIYFGLPEVNITLTSFEAAILGLSINISAYVAEAIRGAMLSVNKNQWEAAQTEGLNFIQTVFYIILPQSLGRMLPAVANEFIALLKDTALVSTIAMTDLMNNAQHMANVSFRPLEIFFMASIMYLIMTTFFTTGFKFVEKKFALADL
- a CDS encoding phenylpyruvate tautomerase MIF-related protein, with product MPFIDSKVTVKLTEEKKNKIKDELGKLIELIPGKSEQWLMVGFQDEYPLYFKGDKLEYGAFIEVKIFGSTSKEALSKLTKAICELYNEELSISKESIYVKYEEVNNWGWNGENF
- a CDS encoding amino acid ABC transporter substrate-binding protein, which encodes MNKIVKRLLSVVAITTISLSLISCGQTKKDSTSTAASNTIVVGLDDSFPPMGFKNSKGELQGFDIDMAKEIAKRTNKEIKFMPYNWDGIIPGLKQKKFDVIISAMSVTPEREKEIAFSTPYLNERQVIVVKKDNTSIASPDDLKGKTVGVQKGSTSEDAIKDTKSTFKDTKLYDENIAALQDLQIGRIDAVVVDELVARYYIKEKADTYKVLDKSVATEPIAIGLRQEDKDLKATFDKVIKEMQEDGTLAKISKTWFGEDITSSK